The following proteins come from a genomic window of Amphiura filiformis chromosome 16, Afil_fr2py, whole genome shotgun sequence:
- the LOC140135485 gene encoding uncharacterized protein, translating into MMFFTKVLSSLATATILIGLCRSKPSGDMFRFRILSKKEVYPIHVWPPPSDKVTFKNCGPPASCSFSPWPLALKEKTTMECNITAAHTLIDGDVAVNLNKWPYSVSSNACQTFREHYKSEICPLKKGEMFQLFYSGFVRLDSDMYLGQTEVKFTITNSEDEALLCFSLSVNL; encoded by the exons ATGATGTTTTTCACTAAGGTGTTATCATCATTGGCAACCGCCACAATTCTGATCGGCCTTTGTCGGAGTAAGCCATCGGGTGACATGTTCAGATTTCGCATACTTTCTAAGAAAGAAGTGTACCCAATCCATGTTTGGCCTCCACCTTCGGATAAAGTAACTTTTAAAAACTGCG GGCCTCCTGCAAGCTGTTCTTTTAGCCCGTGGCCTTTAGCTTTAAAAGAGAAAACAACTATGGAATGTAATATTACTGCCG CACACACGTTAATTGACGGCGATGTTGCTGTCAATCTCAACAAGTGGCCGTACAGTGTTAGCAGTAACGCATGTCAAACGTTTCGGGAACATTACAAGTCTGAAATTTGTCCATTAAAGAAAGGGG AAATGTTCCAACTTTTCTACAGTGGTTTCGTTCGTTTAGACTCGGACATGTATTTG GGTCAAACTGAAGTTAAGTTTACTATCACCAACAGCGAGGATGAAGCTCTGTTGTGTTTTTCTCTTTCGGTAAACTTATAA